Within Mongoliitalea daihaiensis, the genomic segment TCAAACAGCAGAAGAGCACCAAGCACTTATCAAGCGAGTATCCTATGAATTGAAAATGGCTGTAGTTTCTGGTAATTTCAGCGTAGCTGAGGATTTTATTCAACTCGGTAAAGAAATAGGCCTTTCACATGTTCAGCTTTGTTGGAGTCAATTTGTTTGTTGGCTACGTTTGGACATGTCATTCATTCTACCTTTCAAAGAAAATCTAACCTTCATGCGAAGGAAATTTACCCGACAATAGAACCTACGAAGTAATCTTGGGATATCAATTGTTGGCCGGTTCGTTGAATATCTGCTGCTTGGAAATTTTTCAGGAATGATAGGCGGTTTTCATAGAAGGATAGGTCGAGGCCAGCTTGATGAATCCCCTTAAACCGGTTAATCAATTCAAATGATGAGCTAAAAGTAGAAAGTAGGTTACCAATGAGGTAATTTCTTACAGTTTCCAACTCTTCAATTGGTATCTCTTGATATTGCAGGATTTCCAGTTCTTTGTAGATTTCATCCAGAACTTCAGAGGTATATTCTTTTTTAACATCTGCTGCGATCACCCAGTAATCCGAACTTTTCAAACCACCAATACTACTATAAATACCGTACGTATGACCTTTGTCTTCCCTGATGTTTTTAATCAATCTGCTCCCAAAGTAACCACCTAAAAAGGTATTGAACACAGAAAGGGCATGATAATCTGGATGTGTTTTAGGGATTAGATGGCAGCCCAAGCGAACGCTGGATTGTACAGATTTCTCTCTGTTTTCAATTAGTAACTCTTTTCCAATATTGGCAAATTGTGGAGGGGTACTTTGGTAGCTATGTACAGGTAAATCCCCCAAAACATTTTCAATTAGCTCTAATTCATTTTCAGTAAGATCTCCCGCAATAAAAATTTCCGGATTGACCCACAAATAGTTTTGATAATAATCTACTAAATCTTCACGGTTGATCAACGCAACATCCCTTTCTTCTGAAATCATCCCATAGGGGTGAGATTCGCCGAATAATTGTTGACGAAAAAGGTGAGAAGCCCTTACAGCATTTTTTTCGAATTGGATACTGATATTGAGTGCTTTTTGTGATTTTAGCTTTTGAAGTTCCTTTTCAGGAAAAACGGCTTCTGTCATCAATTCTCTGAATACTGGAAGAACACTTGAAAAATGTTTCTTGGTAGTAAGCAGCGCAATACCTTGATGTTCGAAACTGGAGATGATCTCAACTTCCGAGGCATAATAATCAAAGAAATCATCCAATTCAGCTCCCGACTTAGTAACAGTTCCTTCGAGTAACATGTGTAAGGTAAAGAAGGAAACCATTTTTTTTGTAACGCCAAGCTCTCCTCTAAGGGATTCTCCATTTACTTCAATCCTTACAGCTCCAAGGTTTGGTGTAGAGTTAAAATACAAATGGACTCCATTGGGTAGAGTCCTTTTCGTAGGTTTAATAAAAGAAATCTCCTCCGGAATGATAAAGGGAGGAGCAGTAGTTCTGTCTAAACTCATCTTGTTGGAATATTGTAGCTTAGAGATAATCTGACTGTTTCACCTAAAGGATGGTTTTGAACTTGTGGTATGAGGTATGAAAAGTCAAAATTAAATTTTTCCTGATATCTTAAGCCAAGACCCACAGTGATAAATCTTCTTCCACCCTTGTTAGGGTTTTCATAGAAGTATCCCGAACGTAAAGCAAACATTTCTCTGTGTAGATATTCGACACCTGCTGAAATCATTAATTCTTGTAGTTCCTCTCTAAAACCTCCTGGAGCATCAGCAAATGATCCAAACATACCTGATAACAAAGGTCT encodes:
- a CDS encoding M16 family metallopeptidase, with the translated sequence MSLDRTTAPPFIIPEEISFIKPTKRTLPNGVHLYFNSTPNLGAVRIEVNGESLRGELGVTKKMVSFFTLHMLLEGTVTKSGAELDDFFDYYASEVEIISSFEHQGIALLTTKKHFSSVLPVFRELMTEAVFPEKELQKLKSQKALNISIQFEKNAVRASHLFRQQLFGESHPYGMISEERDVALINREDLVDYYQNYLWVNPEIFIAGDLTENELELIENVLGDLPVHSYQSTPPQFANIGKELLIENREKSVQSSVRLGCHLIPKTHPDYHALSVFNTFLGGYFGSRLIKNIREDKGHTYGIYSSIGGLKSSDYWVIAADVKKEYTSEVLDEIYKELEILQYQEIPIEELETVRNYLIGNLLSTFSSSFELINRFKGIHQAGLDLSFYENRLSFLKNFQAADIQRTGQQLISQDYFVGSIVG